One region of Thermovirga sp. genomic DNA includes:
- a CDS encoding trigger factor family protein codes for MRSEIVSQEKNINRIKVEIEEKTFQAKMEETLEEMRAKANIKGFRKGRVPRKVLQMHLGAKAIMAETLEKMIPDVIENIVKEYELDLISEPSVDVDDVKAGEPLVMTFVFETMPEVILPELDSLEVIRKNVAVTPGMVAEAISTLRDSAAEREPVTDRPPREGDLLEVAYDMALFEDSPGEASEKSDSQKSMVE; via the coding sequence TTGCGCTCAGAGATCGTTTCGCAAGAGAAGAATATAAACCGTATCAAGGTGGAAATCGAGGAGAAAACCTTCCAAGCCAAGATGGAAGAAACCCTGGAGGAGATGAGGGCCAAGGCGAACATCAAGGGATTCAGGAAAGGACGCGTTCCACGGAAGGTTCTCCAAATGCACCTGGGGGCCAAAGCGATAATGGCGGAAACGCTCGAGAAAATGATCCCCGACGTGATCGAGAACATCGTTAAGGAGTACGAACTGGATCTTATTTCGGAACCATCGGTCGATGTCGACGACGTCAAGGCCGGTGAGCCTCTCGTGATGACTTTTGTTTTCGAGACTATGCCCGAGGTTATACTGCCCGAACTCGACAGCCTGGAGGTGATCCGGAAGAACGTCGCGGTCACGCCGGGCATGGTTGCCGAGGCCATATCAACCTTGCGCGATAGCGCAGCGGAAAGGGAACCCGTCACCGACAGGCCCCCCAGGGAGGGCGACCTCCTCGAGGTCGCGTACGACATGGCTCTTTTTGAGGATTCACCCGGAGAGGCTTCCGAGAAAAGCGACAGTCAGAAATCAATGGTGGAG